The Streptomyces tendae genome has a window encoding:
- the frc gene encoding formyl-CoA transferase has protein sequence MTPKALEGIRVLDMTHVQSGPSATQLLAWLGADVVKLEAPTGDITRKQLRDLPDVDSLYFTMLNCNKRSITLNTKTERGKEILTELIRRSDVMVENFGPGAVDRMGFTWDRIREINPRIVYASIKGFGDGPYTAFKAYEVVAQAMGGSMSTTGFEDGPPLATGAQIGDSGTGVHAVAGILAALFQRERTGRGQRVNVAMQHAVLNLCRVKLRDQQRLAHGPLAEYPNEDFGDEVPRSGNASGGGQPGWAVKCAPGGPNDYVYVIVQPVGWKPVSELIGRPELADDPEWATPEARLPKLNKMFQLIEEWSSTLPKWEVLERLNAHNIPCGPILSTKEIIEDRSLVANEMVVTVPHPERGEFVTVGSPLKLSDSPVDVVASPLLGEHNEEVYVGELGLGDEEVRLLKSNGVI, from the coding sequence GTGACCCCCAAGGCACTTGAGGGCATCCGCGTCCTCGACATGACCCACGTCCAGTCCGGGCCCTCCGCGACCCAGCTGCTGGCCTGGCTCGGCGCGGACGTCGTCAAACTGGAGGCACCGACCGGCGACATCACGCGCAAGCAGCTGCGTGACCTGCCGGACGTCGACTCCCTCTACTTCACGATGCTCAACTGCAACAAGCGGAGCATCACCCTCAACACCAAGACCGAGCGCGGCAAGGAGATCCTCACCGAGCTGATCCGGCGCTCGGACGTCATGGTCGAGAACTTCGGGCCGGGCGCGGTCGACCGGATGGGGTTCACCTGGGACCGCATCAGGGAGATCAACCCGCGCATCGTCTACGCCTCCATCAAGGGCTTCGGGGACGGGCCCTACACCGCCTTCAAGGCGTACGAGGTCGTCGCGCAGGCGATGGGCGGTTCGATGTCGACCACCGGTTTCGAGGACGGGCCGCCGCTCGCCACGGGCGCCCAGATCGGCGACTCGGGCACCGGCGTGCACGCGGTGGCCGGCATCCTCGCCGCGCTGTTCCAGCGGGAGCGCACCGGGCGCGGGCAGCGGGTGAACGTGGCCATGCAGCACGCGGTGCTCAACCTCTGCCGGGTGAAGCTGCGCGACCAGCAGCGCCTGGCGCACGGGCCGCTCGCCGAGTACCCGAACGAGGACTTCGGCGACGAGGTGCCCCGCTCCGGCAACGCGTCCGGAGGCGGTCAGCCCGGCTGGGCCGTGAAGTGCGCGCCGGGCGGCCCGAACGACTACGTGTACGTCATCGTGCAGCCCGTCGGCTGGAAGCCGGTCAGCGAGCTCATCGGCCGGCCCGAGCTGGCGGACGACCCCGAGTGGGCGACGCCGGAGGCCCGGCTGCCGAAGCTGAACAAGATGTTCCAGCTGATCGAGGAGTGGTCCTCGACGCTCCCCAAGTGGGAGGTGCTGGAGCGGCTCAACGCGCACAACATCCCGTGCGGGCCGATCCTGTCCACCAAGGAGATCATCGAGGACCGCTCGCTGGTCGCCAACGAGATGGTGGTGACGGTCCCGCATCCCGAGCGCGGCGAGTTCGTCACCGTGGGCAGCCCGCTGAAGCTGTCCGACTCCCCCGTGGACGTGGTCGCCTCCCCGCTGCTCGGCGAGCACAACGAAGAGGTCTACGTCGGCGAACTCGGCCTCGGCGACGAGGAAGTGCGCCTGCTCAAGTCGAACGGGGTGATCTGA
- a CDS encoding thiamine pyrophosphate-binding protein, producing MPDDTQDVISGGHLVAKALKAEGVDRIYTLCGGHIIDIYDGCVDEGIEVVDVRHEQVAAHAADGYARITGKPGCAVVTAGPGTTDAVTGVANAFRAESPMLLIGGQGALTQHKMGSLQDLPHVDMMNPVTKFAATVPDTARAADMVSMAFRECYHGAPGPSFLEIPRDVLDAKVPADKARVPREGAYRASTRSPGDPEAVEKLADLLVHAEKPAILLGSQVWTTRGTEAAVELVRTLNVPAYMNGAGRGTLPPGDPHHFQLSRRYAFSNADVIVIVGTPFDFRMGYGKRLSPAATVVQIDLDYRTVGKNRDIDLGIVGDAGLVLKAVTEAASGRVNGGASRRKEWLDELRAAEQTALDKRLPQLRSDASPIHPYRLVSEINDFLTEDSIYIGDGGDIVTFSGQVVQPKSPGHWMDPGPLGTLGVGVPFVLAAKQARPDKEVVALFGDGAFSLTGWDFETLVRYDLPFVGIVGNNSSMNQIRYGQAAKYGKDRERVGNTLGDVRYDEFARMLGGHGEEVRDPADIGPALRRARESGKPSLINVWVDPDAYAPGTMNQTMYK from the coding sequence ATGCCCGACGACACCCAGGACGTCATCTCCGGCGGTCATCTCGTTGCCAAGGCCCTCAAGGCCGAGGGCGTCGACCGCATCTACACACTGTGCGGCGGCCACATCATCGACATCTACGACGGCTGCGTCGACGAGGGCATCGAGGTCGTCGACGTACGGCACGAGCAGGTCGCCGCGCACGCCGCCGACGGCTACGCGCGCATCACAGGGAAACCCGGCTGCGCGGTGGTCACGGCGGGACCGGGCACCACCGACGCGGTCACCGGGGTCGCCAACGCCTTCCGCGCGGAGTCGCCGATGCTGCTGATCGGCGGCCAAGGGGCTCTGACCCAGCACAAGATGGGGTCGCTGCAGGACCTGCCGCACGTCGACATGATGAACCCCGTCACCAAGTTCGCGGCGACCGTGCCGGACACGGCGCGCGCCGCGGACATGGTGTCGATGGCCTTCCGCGAGTGCTACCACGGCGCGCCCGGGCCCTCCTTCCTGGAGATCCCGCGCGACGTGCTGGACGCGAAGGTGCCCGCCGACAAGGCGCGGGTGCCCCGGGAGGGCGCCTACCGGGCCTCCACCCGCTCGCCCGGCGACCCGGAGGCGGTCGAGAAGCTGGCCGACCTGCTGGTGCACGCCGAGAAGCCGGCGATCCTGCTGGGCAGCCAGGTGTGGACGACCCGGGGCACCGAGGCCGCCGTCGAGCTGGTCCGCACCCTCAACGTCCCCGCGTACATGAACGGGGCGGGGCGCGGCACCCTGCCGCCCGGGGACCCGCACCACTTCCAGCTGTCGCGCCGGTACGCGTTCTCCAACGCCGACGTCATCGTCATCGTCGGCACGCCCTTCGACTTCCGCATGGGCTACGGCAAGCGGCTCTCCCCCGCCGCGACGGTCGTGCAGATCGACCTCGACTACCGCACGGTGGGCAAGAACCGCGACATCGACCTCGGCATCGTCGGGGACGCGGGGCTGGTGCTGAAGGCGGTGACCGAGGCGGCCTCGGGGCGGGTCAACGGCGGTGCGTCCAGGCGCAAGGAGTGGCTGGACGAGCTGCGGGCCGCCGAGCAGACCGCGCTCGACAAGCGGCTGCCGCAGCTGCGCTCGGACGCCTCCCCCATCCACCCGTACCGGCTGGTGAGCGAGATCAACGACTTCCTCACCGAGGACTCGATCTACATCGGCGACGGCGGCGACATCGTCACCTTCTCCGGGCAGGTCGTGCAGCCCAAGTCGCCCGGTCACTGGATGGACCCGGGGCCACTCGGGACGCTCGGTGTCGGCGTGCCGTTCGTGCTGGCCGCCAAGCAGGCCCGGCCGGACAAGGAGGTCGTCGCGCTGTTCGGCGACGGCGCGTTCTCCCTCACCGGCTGGGACTTCGAGACGCTGGTCCGCTACGACCTGCCGTTCGTCGGCATCGTCGGCAACAACTCCTCGATGAACCAGATCCGTTACGGCCAGGCCGCCAAGTACGGCAAGGACCGCGAGCGGGTCGGCAACACCCTCGGGGACGTCCGCTACGACGAGTTCGCGCGGATGCTCGGCGGCCACGGCGAGGAGGTCCGCGACCCCGCCGACATCGGGCCCGCGCTGCGCCGCGCCCGGGAGTCGGGCAAGCCGTCGCTGATCAACGTCTGGGTGGATCCCGACGCGTACGCCCCCGGAACCATGAACCAGACCATGTACAAGTGA
- the sucC gene encoding ADP-forming succinate--CoA ligase subunit beta gives MDLYEHQARELFADHGIVVPRAEVTGSPKRAREIARRLGGRVVVKAQVKTGGRGKAGGVKLAADPAAAELTARQILGMDIKGHTVGTVMLAQPVDIESEFYVSYVLDRAAGRFLAIASAEGGMDIEEVAATRPDAVARVPVDPAEGVTPAVAARIADAAGLPARTVDVLVRLWDVLVGEDALLVEVNPLVRTRDGQIMALDGKVTLDDNARFRQARWGDEADTGHDPLEAAAAAKGLNYVKLDGEVGVIGNGAGLVMSTLDVVAGCGARPANFLDIGGGASAQVMADGLSVVLSDPSVKSVFVNVFGGITACDAVADGIVRALDTVRLTKPLVVRLDGNNAERGRALLGERAHPLVEQVTTMDGAASRAAHLATTP, from the coding sequence ATGGACCTGTACGAACACCAGGCAAGGGAACTCTTCGCAGACCACGGCATCGTGGTGCCGCGGGCCGAGGTCACCGGCTCGCCCAAGCGGGCCCGCGAGATCGCCCGCAGGCTCGGCGGCCGCGTGGTCGTCAAGGCCCAGGTGAAGACCGGCGGACGCGGCAAGGCGGGCGGCGTCAAACTCGCCGCCGACCCCGCCGCCGCCGAACTCACCGCACGCCAGATCCTCGGCATGGACATCAAGGGCCACACGGTCGGCACCGTGATGCTGGCCCAACCCGTCGACATCGAGAGCGAGTTCTACGTCTCCTACGTCCTGGACCGCGCCGCCGGCCGCTTCCTCGCCATCGCCTCCGCCGAAGGGGGCATGGACATCGAGGAGGTCGCCGCCACCCGCCCCGACGCCGTGGCGCGCGTACCCGTCGACCCGGCCGAGGGCGTCACTCCGGCGGTCGCGGCCCGCATCGCCGACGCCGCGGGGCTGCCCGCGCGCACCGTCGACGTCCTGGTGCGCCTGTGGGACGTCCTGGTCGGTGAGGACGCCCTCCTCGTGGAGGTCAACCCGCTGGTCCGCACCCGCGACGGACAGATCATGGCGCTCGACGGCAAGGTCACCCTCGACGACAACGCCCGTTTCCGGCAAGCGCGTTGGGGTGACGAGGCGGACACGGGCCACGACCCGCTGGAAGCGGCGGCGGCCGCCAAGGGCCTCAACTACGTCAAGCTCGACGGCGAGGTCGGCGTCATCGGCAACGGCGCCGGACTCGTCATGTCCACCCTCGACGTGGTCGCCGGCTGCGGCGCCCGCCCCGCCAACTTCCTCGACATCGGCGGCGGTGCCTCCGCCCAGGTCATGGCCGACGGACTGTCCGTCGTCCTCTCCGACCCGTCGGTGAAGTCCGTCTTCGTCAACGTCTTCGGCGGCATCACCGCCTGCGACGCGGTCGCCGACGGCATCGTCCGCGCGCTGGACACCGTACGGCTCACCAAGCCGCTCGTCGTGCGTCTGGACGGCAACAACGCGGAACGCGGACGGGCCCTTCTCGGGGAGCGCGCGCATCCGCTCGTCGAACAGGTCACCACCATGGACGGCGCCGCGAGCCGGGCCGCCCACCTCGCCACCACACCCTGA
- the sucD gene encoding succinate--CoA ligase subunit alpha, with product MAIHLTKESKILVQGMTGGEGMKHTRRMLAAGTNVVGGVNPRKAGRTVDFEVPPGPDGLGGAPSSVPVFGSVAEGMDATGADVTVVFVPPAFTRAAVTEAADAGIGLAVVITEGVPVHDSVAFLAHARRRGTRVIGPNCPGLISPGQSNAGIIPADITKPGRIGLVSKSGTLTYQLMYELRDIGFSTCVGIGGDPVVGTTHIDCLAAFQDDPDTDLIVLIGEIGGDAEERAAAYIRDHVTKPVVGYIAGFTAPEGRTMGHAGAIVSGSSGTARAKQQALEAAGVRVGRTPTETARQVLAVLDAGS from the coding sequence ATGGCGATCCACCTCACCAAGGAGAGCAAGATCCTCGTCCAGGGCATGACCGGCGGCGAGGGCATGAAGCACACCCGGCGGATGCTCGCCGCCGGCACGAACGTCGTCGGCGGCGTCAACCCGCGCAAGGCCGGCCGCACCGTCGACTTCGAGGTCCCCCCGGGCCCGGACGGCCTGGGAGGTGCCCCCAGTTCCGTCCCCGTCTTCGGCTCCGTCGCCGAGGGCATGGACGCGACGGGAGCCGATGTCACCGTGGTCTTCGTGCCGCCCGCCTTCACCAGGGCGGCGGTGACCGAGGCCGCCGACGCCGGCATCGGGCTCGCGGTGGTCATCACCGAGGGTGTCCCCGTCCACGACTCAGTCGCCTTCCTCGCCCACGCCCGCCGGCGGGGTACCCGCGTCATCGGCCCCAACTGCCCCGGCCTGATCAGCCCCGGCCAGTCCAACGCGGGCATCATCCCCGCCGACATCACCAAGCCCGGCCGCATCGGCCTGGTCTCCAAGTCCGGCACCCTCACCTACCAGCTCATGTACGAACTGCGGGACATCGGCTTCTCCACCTGCGTCGGCATCGGCGGCGACCCCGTCGTCGGAACCACCCACATCGACTGCCTGGCCGCCTTCCAGGACGACCCCGACACCGACCTGATCGTGCTCATCGGCGAGATCGGCGGCGACGCGGAGGAACGCGCGGCGGCCTACATCCGCGACCACGTCACCAAGCCCGTCGTCGGCTACATCGCCGGCTTCACCGCCCCCGAGGGCCGCACCATGGGCCACGCAGGCGCGATCGTCTCCGGATCCTCCGGTACGGCGCGGGCGAAGCAGCAGGCACTGGAGGCGGCCGGCGTGCGGGTCGGCCGCACGCCCACGGAGACGGCCCGGCAGGTCCTGGCCGTCCTGGACGCCGGCAGCTGA
- a CDS encoding aldehyde dehydrogenase family protein: MTPTLTLKSGTAWADAWQRCLTVAPEAFRDDRVLNLWNATWQADGRSLPAVSPVDGGPVAGPPRLDRATARQAVRAALDQHRAWRHVPLPERRARVAATLDALAEHRDLLALLLVWEIGKPWRLARADVDRAIDGVRWYVDGIDAMLDGRTPLDGPVSNIASWNYPMSVLVHALLVQALAGNAVVAKTPTDGGVACLTLATALAAREGIPVTLVSGSGGELSEALVRAPEIGCVSFVGGRDTGAAVATAVADLGKRHILEQEGLNTWGIWNYSDWDTLGAVIPKLFDYGKQRCTAYPRFVVQRSLFDEFLAAYLPAVRTLRIGHPLAVEHPGDPYPALDLGPVINAAKAKELHDQVAEAIDRGAVPLHRGTPAGARFLPGQDTSAYVRPVTLLNPPRSSPLHHAEPFGPVDTIVLVDTEAELLAAMNASNGALVATLSTDERSTFDRLAPHIRAFKIGHGVPRSRGDRDELFGGFGASWRGAFVGGELLVRAVTRGPAGERLPGNFPDHRLTP, from the coding sequence ATGACACCCACCCTCACCCTCAAGTCCGGCACCGCCTGGGCCGACGCCTGGCAGCGCTGCCTGACCGTCGCCCCGGAAGCCTTCCGGGACGACCGCGTCCTGAACCTCTGGAACGCCACGTGGCAGGCGGACGGACGGTCCCTGCCCGCCGTCAGCCCCGTGGACGGCGGCCCCGTCGCGGGCCCGCCCCGCCTGGACCGGGCCACCGCCCGGCAGGCCGTGCGGGCGGCCCTGGACCAGCACCGCGCCTGGCGGCACGTCCCGCTGCCGGAACGCCGGGCCCGCGTCGCCGCCACCCTGGACGCGCTCGCCGAGCACCGCGACCTGCTCGCCCTGCTGCTCGTCTGGGAGATCGGCAAGCCCTGGCGACTGGCCCGCGCCGACGTAGACCGGGCCATCGACGGCGTCCGCTGGTACGTCGACGGCATCGACGCCATGCTCGACGGCCGCACCCCGCTCGACGGCCCCGTCTCCAACATCGCGAGCTGGAACTACCCGATGAGCGTGCTGGTCCACGCCCTGCTGGTGCAGGCGCTGGCCGGCAACGCGGTCGTCGCCAAGACCCCGACCGACGGCGGCGTCGCCTGCCTCACCCTGGCCACGGCGCTCGCCGCCCGCGAGGGCATCCCGGTCACCCTCGTCAGCGGCAGCGGGGGCGAGCTGTCCGAGGCACTGGTGCGGGCGCCGGAGATCGGCTGCGTCTCCTTCGTCGGCGGACGCGACACCGGTGCGGCGGTCGCCACGGCAGTCGCCGACCTGGGCAAACGCCACATCCTCGAACAGGAGGGACTGAACACCTGGGGCATCTGGAACTACTCCGACTGGGACACCCTGGGCGCGGTGATCCCCAAGCTGTTCGACTACGGCAAGCAGCGCTGCACGGCCTACCCGCGCTTCGTCGTCCAGCGCAGCCTCTTCGACGAGTTCCTCGCCGCCTACCTCCCGGCCGTGCGCACCCTGCGGATCGGCCACCCCCTCGCCGTCGAGCACCCCGGCGACCCGTACCCGGCGCTCGACCTCGGTCCGGTGATCAACGCGGCGAAGGCGAAGGAGCTCCACGACCAGGTCGCCGAGGCCATCGACCGGGGCGCCGTCCCGCTGCACCGGGGCACGCCGGCCGGCGCCCGCTTCCTGCCCGGGCAGGACACGTCGGCGTACGTCCGGCCCGTCACGCTGCTCAACCCGCCGCGCTCCTCCCCGCTGCACCACGCGGAGCCGTTCGGCCCGGTCGACACGATCGTCCTGGTCGACACGGAGGCAGAACTGCTGGCCGCCATGAACGCGTCCAACGGCGCCCTGGTGGCCACCCTCTCCACGGACGAGCGGTCCACCTTCGACCGGCTGGCCCCGCACATCCGCGCCTTCAAGATCGGCCACGGGGTGCCCCGCTCCCGCGGTGACCGGGACGAGCTGTTCGGCGGCTTCGGGGCGTCCTGGCGCGGCGCCTTCGTCGGCGGCGAGCTCCTCGTCCGGGCGGTGACCCGGGGCCCGGCGGGGGAGAGGCTGCCGGGCAACTTCCCGGACCACCGGCTGACGCCCTGA